The Heterodontus francisci isolate sHetFra1 chromosome 31, sHetFra1.hap1, whole genome shotgun sequence genome segment tcagataattatccaattctcttttgaaagccatgattgaatctgcctcgaccacactttcaggcagtgcagtctagatcctaaccactcactgcatgaagttTATCCTTATGTTgcgattggttcttttgccattcacctcaaATCTGGGTCCCTTggatctcgacccttctgccaatgagaacagtttctctctatctattctgtccagacccctcatgattttgaacacctctatcaaatctcctctcaactttctctttcaggaaaacagccccagcttcttcaaaCTATTCAAGTAGCtgcagtccttcatccctggaaccattctcgtaaatcatttctgcaccctctctgatgccttcccatccttcctaaagtgcggtgtccagaaatcaacacagtactccagctgaggctgaaccagtcttcGATAAAGAttcacataacttccttacttttgctgGCTTCAATGAACAGCAAAATCGGGCATGGGTGTAAACAATTGTTGCTTGGGATATCATCAGATAAAATGGATGGGTTAGATTAACATTGCCCCCATTGTGTCACACAGCTGAACATCAGCCAATTCATATAAAATGTAATCATCCTGGATTTACAATTTTTTTCCAGACTGTCCTCTTAAACTTGTTGCAGTGTTTGCTGGTATTCTACACCCTCTACTACATGATTGGAAGCGTCTGCTTTGGTGCATTCAGGTAAAATGTACGGGGGGAGGGTTTCCTCTGGTCCCTAATTCTATTGGAGAGGGTCCAAAAAGAATGTTTCGGAGTCCGAAAGAACAAATGCATTTCCATTATATTGTTTTAACAATGTTGCTGATATGTAGCAACAGGGGAAATCTCATATTGCTATAAAACCACATATTATGGGGATAATGTTCCAACTTCTCGTTTCATATGTTGAGCCATATATTGCTCAGTGATTTGTGCTCAACACAAGCAAGGCTCCGCATTGGAAATGCAATGTTACAAGTTCATTCTTTAGCCATACACAGGAGTTTAGGAGAAAATTTTAATCACATAACCTATTCATACATTAAACTAATTGAACAAGAGCTCCTTTATATACCTGATAGAGAAGGAGGGGAGAGCAAGATATAAATGTTAAGGGTACAGATATGTCACCTTCTGTTATAATAAGGCAGCCAATACAATATTAGCAACTCTCTTGATTtcattcctgatttattaattttGCACAATCATTTTAATGTGCAGGATTCATAGGGATAGAAAAGACAAAAGGAGAAAAACTTTGTCCTGGTACCTTCTAACTCAATAGGGTTTCCaatctccaggattgtcctggagtctccaagaTTTGAGGGTTAAAGGCCAGGACACTGTTCTGAGCAATATaggagaaaaatcatagaggcATTAAGATCGTGTTTTCTTTTTGTAGTTTTTTGAAAACTTTTGCTTATTCATCATAAAGATATTGAGTAGAGGAGAAAACGCtgtttgacagtcaagaatcatccaatcgggtaatgaaaagtctgtttgctttccaattggtggGATAAGGCAGGACACCGTGAGTTTGGACATGATGGGCAGCTAATGTTGGGAATATGGGGGCGGGCCAGTTAGAGGCAGGACgtcatgtgatgacacctccaggaatatgtccaaccagtggTGGCAACCCTACATCCTGATGAATCCTGTTCATTAAAATGACAGTGCAGCCAATGAAAGTATGAGTTTGGCAACACTGCCAAAGGGTTTTCTAGCACCTAAATGGATTTTAAATTCCAGGAGAGAAGTGGAAAGAatatctagagtcatagagttttacagcacagaaacaggtcctttgtcCCAACACGCCTGAGCCgatcatcaagcacccgtccaatctaatcccattttcccgcacttggcccgtagccttgtctgctatggcctttcaagtgctcatctaaatacatcttaaatgttgtgagggttcctgcctctaccaccccttcaggcagtgtgttccagattccaaacaccctctgggtggaaatctttttcctcaacatctctaaacctcctgccccttaccttaaatctatgccccctggttactgacccctctgctacgggaaaaagttccttcctatcaatgcccctcataattttgtatacctcaatcaagtcccccctcagccttctccgccccaaggaaaacaaccccagcctatccagtctcccttcatagctgaaatgctccagcccaggcaacatcctggtgaatctcctgtgcaccctctccagtgcaatcacatccttcctatagtgtggtgacaagaactgtacaaagtactccagctgtggcctaaccagcattttatacagctccatcataacctccttactcttatattctatgcctcagctaataaaggcaaatatcccgtatgccttcctaaccaccttatctacctatgctaatgctttcagtgatctatggacaagcaccccaaggtccctctgactgtactccctagggtcctaccatccattgtatattcccttgccttgttagtcctcccaaagtgcatcacctgacacttctcaggattaaactccatcagccactgCTCCGCATTACATGGCTATTgctgggtggggtggtggggagcaTGTGCTTAGTGCAGTAAAAGTGTATGGGACAGGCTCAATGGATCAactggtcttttcctgtctgtcatttttGTGTGTTCATATGCAACTTTAAACAGAACTTATTCTTTGGAGCGGCATGCTGTGGGAAGGACTATAACTATTCTCTTTGGTGAGTTCCTGAAAATGATTGTGTCCGTCATTTATTTTTGCAGACTTGATTCATTTGATGGGTTGATTCCGTTTGACTTTAAAACACAAGCAGCAAAGTCTAGCTCTAAGTACCTAGGTAAGTAAAGAAGCACTgatacaaaaataaaatactgcagatgccgaaaatctgaaataaaaacaaaaactgctggaaaaattcagcaggtcaggcagcttctgtggagagactgacagagttaacattttaggttgacAACCTTCGGTCAGAACTATCTAATGAAAGGTAAtcgcctgaaacattaattctttctgtctccccacagatgctgtctgacctgacctgctgagtttttccagtattttctgtggaGCAAAACTGCATATTAGTTTTTATGATTAATTGATGTCATAAATTGCATTAAGTACAGCACTTATTGAAGCCACAGGTGTAGTACTGATGAATGAAAAAGACTTCTATTTCGGGTGCTTGGAGTTAGCAACTAATTACTTTCCAGGTATTAATGATGCTGTTCCTGTTTGCGCTGCCCTGCCCCAATAATGTGTCAATTTTAACTGTGGAAAAATACCCCCCTACTTCCTCAGGATGAACCTCTCACTCTAATTGCAATTGCTTTTCTGAAATAGTCAATTTAGGAATGTTTCATGCTGTTGACTCACACTGGTTAGCAACTGGACATTCCACTTAGCACTTAAATGTCAGCCAGTGACGAGGTCATGCCAGAATTATTGAGTAAATTGTTAACATTGCAAAACTAAATCATTCTAATCTTGATTCAACAACATTTTTATTAGAAATAAGAAGAAAAACAACTGGAAATAAGCAGAAATAAAACTTGTAAATAAAAGTGGATCCGATCGTCAGCACCTGTTGAGAAAAGACAGGTTAACAGCAGATGTAGATCCTCTATTAGGAGTGGACACAATGCTCAAACTGGCAACTGGCTCAAAACACTATCTTTTCTGTTTACTGATGCTGTTGCtattgtgtatttccaacatttaaaaaaaattatttgtaaCTTGTATCTCACAACCAAATGGTTTTACACTGGGATTTTTTAACTCTTGGGGGCAACTGTTCACTTCAGCAAAAAGATCGTTAAAGGCCTTGCATAGATGGGGAGAGATGGTGAGCAGGTGGAATACTCTGCTGCAAAATATGGTTGAAGTCGTAAATTATTTTTAAAAGGAATTAGATATTGGTTGCGGAAACCCACTCTTCCATGGGCCTTTTGAAGCTTCCACAGTATTTTCCGGGTTGGAATGTAAGTGGAGAGACTTTGGGACACCAACATTGTGACGATCTCCGCAAATCAGAACTGGAAAGAGCATCTTTCCTCACCATCTAACCGTGCTCTGCCTGATCTGTGGTACCCAATGCTGACAATGTGTATTCATTAGTGGGAAAATGTTCCACAGCATTAAATtgacacaacaacttgcatttatatagcatctttaacatagtaaaacatcccaaagcgcttcataggaatattatcaaacaaagtttagcATCGAgctacgtaaggagatattaggacagataatcAAAGACTTGGTTTGAgctaggttttgaggagcatcataaaggagagaaggtagaggagcagagaggtttagggagggaattccagagcttagggcctaggcagctgaaggcacaacctccaataatggagcaattaaaatcagggatgctcaaaaagccagaattggaggagtgcagatatcacgGATGGTagtagggccggaggaggttagtgagatagggaggggtgaggacagggagggacttgaaaacaaggattaggattttaaaattgagacattgctggactgggagttaATGTACGTCAATGAGTACTGGGGTGATAGGCAACTGGGACTCGgagcgagttaggatacgggcagtagagttttggatgagctcagaatagtcaagtctagaggtaacaaaggtatggataagGTTTTCAGTAGCTGAGCCAAAACCTTATTATTTTGATAAGGACCAAAAAAAACTCCCAAGTATTAAAAAATTGTAATTTCATGAATATTCATATTAGAAAAATGGGATGTGTAAgagtttgttttatttattttgctATACATTTTGTAGAGTTCCAGTTTTGAGGTCCATTTGTATTGTCTATTCTCACTCTTCTAGTGAATCTGCTGTCCATGGAACTTACATATTTTACCAGTGGCCTGTTGTTTGCAGCAATAGTTAAGAAGTGGGTGTGGGACTACTCAATCACAGTTACACTCATCCACATCATACTGAGCTCAGCAGGTAAGTGCTCAATAACAATGGAGAAATAGACCTAGCTTTGTGATAAAACCTGCAGCTAATTGGAGAGCCTCAGTAAGTTTATTTAGACTTCATAAATGCCATTTTTTGGGGGAGTTTATGTTACTCTTTAATTCATCTCCACTTCCCCAGTCTGTATCCCTGGGCCACTGAGAGGACAACCAACCAACTTACAGGTTTCCACACATGCCCATCAAGCAAGGTTGCCTGGACACATTCAAGCCCAAGTAGACACAGAAACATGTCTGATAgtttagtggttatgttactgcactagtaatgCCTGGTCAAATAATgtagagaacatgagttcaaatcccactgtggagtTTGAGAATCTGAAGCCACTTTAAAAACATCAGTGAAAGTGTACTTGAGACTCTTGCATTGTTGTATAAGCCCAACTGGCTCAGTGATGTCCTTTAGGaagaaaatctgttgtccttaATTGGTCGAAGATCTGGCCTAACGTGACTCGAGtctcacaccaatgtggttgactcattaaTGCCCtttgaagccactcagttgtctcaaATTTTTTCAGGGCAACTCGGGACATGCaacaacagatgctggccttgctagcatcgCCCAGATCCCAGGACTTAAAAAATAAGTAAAAGACCAGCAGAATGGCTTTTAAAATCAAGGTTTGATTGTGCATTACAGTATTCTGTGCCGCAACACCTTGCCGTTCCACCATAGAGTCTCCATTCAGAATTACATGGGGCTCGATGGAGATTCCCAATTTTGTTTTTTCCGACTAATTTATACTCGCTGCTCACCCTGCTTACAATAAAAGCTCAGCACCGTTGGAACTTGTGCTTAAGCGTCACTAGAAGTTAATAATTCTAGACCAGCCTGCATTGGTAATTTCGCTGATTTTCAATATTATTTCAAGATCTGGTGTCTTCTTGGACCTGTCTTACACATTGGAAAGTCCCATCTTTTCAATAAATTGCAGGTTTTATTTCATTTACAGTGATGACTGAGTTTCCTTTAGCGTGGCAGTGGTGGCTGGCTTTAGGTAAGTCTGGGTAGCTTTTTCTTAAGAATTTTACAAATGTTTGGTGAACTCTTTAGCCAGAATACCAACTTATGAGCAGTTAAATCTGCCTCTTCTGGTTAGATAAACATTGAGTTTCCTCAACAAC includes the following:
- the LOC137347003 gene encoding putative transmembrane protein 244 isoform X2; the protein is MHSQQPAHEESCPGLYFRQHWDCSNTTVLLNLLQCLLVFYTLYYMIGSVCFGAFRLDSFDGLIPFDFKTQAAKSSSKYLVNLLSMELTYFTSGLLFAAIVKKWVWDYSITVTLIHIILSSAVMTEFPLAWQWWLALGVGLLMMICNGQLVAHFICQNDRSYSSNNL
- the LOC137347003 gene encoding putative transmembrane protein 244 isoform X3, producing the protein MAFQGRIAGTKTVLLNLLQCLLVFYTLYYMIGSVCFGAFRLDSFDGLIPFDFKTQAAKSSSKYLVNLLSMELTYFTSGLLFAAIVKKWVWDYSITVTLIHIILSSAVMTEFPLAWQWWLALGVGLLMMICNGQLVAHFICQNDRSYSSNNL
- the LOC137347003 gene encoding putative transmembrane protein 244 isoform X1, which codes for MRDRILDDFFPLPGTLMPIIAVLLRFQTVLLNLLQCLLVFYTLYYMIGSVCFGAFRLDSFDGLIPFDFKTQAAKSSSKYLVNLLSMELTYFTSGLLFAAIVKKWVWDYSITVTLIHIILSSAVMTEFPLAWQWWLALGVGLLMMICNGQLVAHFICQNDRSYSSNNL
- the LOC137347003 gene encoding putative transmembrane protein 244 isoform X4 — translated: MIGSVCFGAFRLDSFDGLIPFDFKTQAAKSSSKYLVNLLSMELTYFTSGLLFAAIVKKWVWDYSITVTLIHIILSSAVMTEFPLAWQWWLALGVGLLMMICNGQLVAHFICQNDRSYSSNNL